DNA from Litoribacterium kuwaitense:
GACTGCCAAGCACCATGATGGGGATGGAGAGCAGTAAGCCAAAAATGACTTGCCAGTAAGCAGTCGCTACCCCTGCCACAGCAATTGTATTATCTAAACCCATTGTCAAGTCAGCCAAGACAATGGTTCGGATGGCGCCGCTTAGCGTACTTCTTGAGGCGATGTTTGTGTCTGAGGTGTTGTTTGCTAAAGATAAAGCAACCCAAAACAAGAACATTCCGCCAACGACATGCAGTAAAGGAATATGGAGCAAAAAGACCGCTCCTACGGTTAGTAATATGCGACAAACAACAGCGAGGGCTGTCCCAAAAATGATCGCTTTTTTCTGTTGGTGTTCTGGTAACCTTCGGCATGCGAGCGCGATAACGACAGCGTTATCGCCACCTAACAATAGATCGATGCCAACAATCAGCAATAATGGCATAATCATATCGATATCAATAAACAATGATTGGCTCAGCTCCTTCGGCATTGTCTCAAAATACAAAATCGTTCAGGTAGAAAAAACAGTTGGAAGGTTGTCCTATGGTCGGTCACTGTCATTCTTTAAGCATCATATGTTTTTTGTTTTCATTCTTATGCGTTTTGTCATACAATGAGAAGAAGAAGTTCTTTAGAATCTTAGAGATGCTTCTAGCGGATGTGTTGCGGATCGGACAAACCTTAGTGAAAGCTCGGTCCGTCGGTAGCCCTTCGAACACCCGCGGTAGATGTTAAGGAAGGGAGAGATGATGATGGATATTGAACGCATTAACGAGAATACCGTGAAATTCTTTATTTCTTATGGCGATATTGAAGATCGAGGTTTTGATCGTGAAGAAATTTGGTACAGCCGTGAGCGGAGCGAAGAGCTATTCTGGGATATGATGGATGAAGTCCATCATAGAGAGAAATTCTCAGTTGAAGGTCCGCTATGGATCCAAGTACAGGCGATGGAATCAGGACTGGAAGTCATCGTCACGAAAGCGCAGTTTTCCAAAGACGGCGAGAAGCTTGAGCTTCCGGTGTCAGATGATAATCATATTGATGTAGATGATGACGAGACAATGGAATCGTTGTTAAAGAAAAAGCAGGAACAAGACGATGAAGATGAAGTACTGGAGTTTGTGATCCGCTTCCGCGATTTTGAAGATTTGATACAACTAGCTCATCGGTTTACAATTGAATCACTTCATAATGAATTGTATTCATTTGAGGATCAATATTATCTGTACGTATCTTTTGATGAGGAAAGTGAAGAGGATAGACAAGAAGATACGTTAAGTTTATTGCTTGAATACGGTATGGATTCAAGGCTTTCAGTACATCGTTTAAAAGAATATGGGAAAGTGATTTTTGCAGAAGAAGCGCTCTCCCAAGTTCAAAACCTATTTAAGTTATATTAGTCAATAAAGCGGACAGTAACG
Protein-coding regions in this window:
- the mecA gene encoding adaptor protein MecA, with amino-acid sequence MDIERINENTVKFFISYGDIEDRGFDREEIWYSRERSEELFWDMMDEVHHREKFSVEGPLWIQVQAMESGLEVIVTKAQFSKDGEKLELPVSDDNHIDVDDDETMESLLKKKQEQDDEDEVLEFVIRFRDFEDLIQLAHRFTIESLHNELYSFEDQYYLYVSFDEESEEDRQEDTLSLLLEYGMDSRLSVHRLKEYGKVIFAEEALSQVQNLFKLY
- a CDS encoding TerC family protein → MFIDIDMIMPLLLIVGIDLLLGGDNAVVIALACRRLPEHQQKKAIIFGTALAVVCRILLTVGAVFLLHIPLLHVVGGMFLFWVALSLANNTSDTNIASRSTLSGAIRTIVLADLTMGLDNTIAVAGVATAYWQVIFGLLLSIPIMVLGSRIILLALDRYFWLIPLGAALLGYTAGHMIIHDEWISQLITPKHSLFWLVPLGFSLLAALISWHSTVSTKEVK